One window from the genome of Ignavibacteria bacterium encodes:
- a CDS encoding T9SS type A sorting domain-containing protein, producing MLKTSFFLIILFLLNNSFISAQQYWKWKNPYPQGNSFTAVYFINEEIGYGIGEFGVILRTTNGGAEWAQLSSGTVRTLRAVYFFDSDNGFVAGDSGTILRTTNAGDSWTMQNSTTFNTLRGISFATLSQGLIVGSSGTIVKTTDGGTTWNLLTSGITARLNSVAYINADTATAVGTAGGGGGTGTIIRTTNGGTTWALQTTILQSALNGVAFYNTNIGFIAGSNNRLLRTINGGTTWIRDTVQGSWNAIANIDSLTCVAVGQNGVIVKTTNGSTWNSQTSGVSNHLTGVSFKGNTIGTVVGSLGIVIRTSNGGDSWIQQSRTVTTSNLFGVFFVNRTIGFVGVRSGVMLKTTNGGDSWIQQSYTAPGIVSSVYFNDENIGTAVTDSGAIIRTNDGGNTWLLQQSNTTSVLNFVQFVNENTGVVVGSNSTILFTTNGGENWIPSVTGLNKTFRCASFVSENLCIVVGDTGTIIRTTNKGETWMNQHYSTSNFMRGVHFSNEQNGVVVGSFGMIIKTTDGGTTWSEPNSGTQNTLRAISFSDEENGTAVGENGTIVSTTNGGTSWSIIATPTINRLSGISMTSAATGTIVGNNGTILRTQSSVFPPDTPSLLSPENNATNQSITPLVNWNAVTGATSYRLQVAKDSLFANVVTDKSNIQGTLFELSSLNSFTKYFWRVRAKNNEGVSEFSDTWNFTTRQVAVPSVPTLISPENGAVNQEITLIATWNASDSAIVYRLQVAKDSLFETIVVDISEIENTSKEIGPLSSNTKYFWRVSAQNVGGSSEFSEKWNFTTKFIAPSNAPTLVSPENNATEISTKVVLVWNYSQGADNYGVQVATDSLFENLIVNDSTVTDTTKKVTLASLTTYYWRVDARNAGGNSAYSNIWSFTTVFVPIPSVPVLMYPQNNSVHQPRIIALEWEPSLNAETYLLQIATDSLFEVMVLEDSTIVETTKEVELLGITKYYWRVRAKNVGGISNFSDVWNFTTIIAPPTVPQLVSPQNNATNVSLVINLRWRKTERTETYRLQLSTDSLFETFVVDDSTLVDTLREVGPLAYNTRYFWRVSAKNFGGTSEFSNVRRFSTVISPPPAPTLLTPENGATNLPQSILFTWNLVGGTGFVIYHLQLSIDSLFATYVVNDSNIFGNTQLQVNGLQGSTQYYWRVRARNNSGYGEFSTVWNFSTATIPPLPPVLLFPFNGSQNIPREVLVRWRSSLNAELYHLQIALDTAFENFVVNDTSIADTMKLVGPLQFFTKHYWRVRAKNNTGYGDWSLRRSFTTLIQVPQQVMLLAPEHNATISSDSIIFRWNKSFPEVNHYGIVIALDTAFANIVYADTSVLDTQKVVRGLINDRRYWWKVSAHNITGWGQFSEIRKFTLFISGVAELGGIPKVFSLEQNYPNPFNPSTIIEFHLPQQGFVTLNVFDVLGNNISTLLHQEFSAGNFAYEWNASDVPSGIYFYRISVAHENHLQYSKTNKLILLK from the coding sequence ATGTTGAAGACTTCTTTCTTTTTAATCATCTTATTCTTGCTGAACAATTCTTTTATTTCAGCGCAGCAATATTGGAAATGGAAAAACCCGTACCCGCAGGGAAACAGTTTTACCGCAGTATATTTTATCAACGAAGAAATCGGTTATGGCATTGGAGAATTTGGAGTAATTCTTCGTACGACCAATGGAGGAGCTGAATGGGCGCAACTTTCAAGCGGAACAGTACGAACGTTACGCGCTGTATATTTTTTCGATTCCGATAATGGTTTTGTTGCCGGAGATTCCGGAACAATTCTTCGTACAACAAACGCCGGCGATTCGTGGACAATGCAGAACAGCACGACATTCAATACACTTCGTGGAATTTCTTTTGCAACTTTATCACAAGGATTAATCGTTGGTTCTTCCGGCACGATTGTAAAAACTACTGATGGAGGAACAACGTGGAATTTGCTTACGAGCGGAATTACGGCAAGGTTGAACTCCGTTGCTTATATCAATGCGGATACTGCAACTGCGGTAGGAACTGCGGGTGGAGGTGGAGGTACTGGTACTATCATTCGTACAACAAATGGAGGAACAACGTGGGCATTGCAAACCACGATTCTACAAAGTGCGTTGAATGGCGTTGCGTTCTATAATACGAACATCGGTTTTATTGCTGGCTCGAATAATCGTTTGTTGAGGACCATCAATGGAGGAACAACGTGGATTCGAGATACTGTACAAGGTTCGTGGAATGCAATTGCAAATATAGATTCTCTTACGTGTGTTGCTGTTGGACAAAATGGAGTAATCGTCAAAACAACGAACGGTTCTACTTGGAATTCGCAGACAAGCGGAGTTTCGAATCATTTAACGGGAGTTTCTTTTAAAGGAAATACTATAGGAACTGTAGTCGGTAGTTTAGGAATCGTTATTCGCACGTCAAACGGCGGTGATTCATGGATACAACAATCGCGCACTGTTACGACTTCGAATTTGTTCGGTGTTTTTTTTGTGAACAGAACAATCGGTTTTGTTGGCGTGAGATCTGGTGTAATGTTGAAAACAACAAACGGCGGTGATTCGTGGATACAACAATCCTACACCGCTCCCGGAATAGTGAGCTCCGTGTATTTTAATGACGAAAATATTGGTACTGCTGTAACCGATTCCGGCGCTATCATTCGTACGAATGATGGAGGAAATACTTGGCTGTTGCAACAAAGCAATACAACTTCAGTTCTGAATTTTGTACAATTTGTCAATGAAAATACTGGCGTTGTTGTTGGTTCAAACAGTACCATTCTGTTCACAACGAATGGCGGAGAAAACTGGATTCCTTCTGTCACTGGATTGAATAAAACATTTCGTTGCGCTTCATTTGTTTCAGAAAATCTGTGCATTGTTGTAGGCGATACAGGAACAATCATTCGAACGACCAATAAGGGTGAAACATGGATGAATCAACACTACAGCACTTCTAATTTTATGCGCGGGGTTCATTTTTCTAACGAACAAAATGGTGTTGTTGTTGGTTCATTTGGAATGATTATAAAAACTACGGATGGGGGAACTACCTGGAGTGAACCGAATAGCGGAACTCAAAACACTTTGCGAGCAATTTCTTTTTCTGATGAAGAGAATGGAACTGCAGTCGGCGAAAACGGTACAATTGTTTCGACAACAAATGGAGGAACTTCGTGGAGTATAATTGCAACTCCAACGATAAACAGATTAAGCGGCATATCAATGACATCTGCAGCAACGGGAACAATTGTTGGAAACAATGGAACCATATTACGAACGCAGAGTTCAGTTTTTCCTCCAGATACTCCTTCGTTACTTTCACCCGAAAACAATGCGACGAATCAATCCATTACTCCTCTTGTAAATTGGAATGCTGTTACAGGAGCAACTTCGTATCGCTTGCAAGTTGCGAAAGATTCCCTCTTTGCAAATGTAGTAACGGATAAATCGAATATACAAGGAACATTGTTTGAACTCAGTTCACTGAATAGTTTTACAAAGTACTTTTGGCGAGTGAGAGCAAAAAATAATGAAGGAGTTAGCGAATTTTCCGATACGTGGAATTTTACAACGCGGCAAGTTGCAGTTCCATCTGTTCCTACGTTGATTTCTCCAGAAAACGGTGCAGTGAATCAGGAAATTACCCTTATCGCAACTTGGAATGCTTCAGATAGTGCAATCGTTTATCGTCTTCAAGTTGCAAAAGATTCACTTTTTGAAACGATAGTTGTTGATATTTCTGAAATTGAAAATACTTCAAAAGAAATTGGTCCTCTTTCAAGCAACACAAAATATTTTTGGAGAGTAAGCGCGCAGAATGTCGGAGGAAGCAGTGAGTTTTCAGAGAAATGGAATTTCACGACAAAATTTATTGCTCCATCAAATGCTCCAACATTAGTTTCTCCCGAAAATAATGCAACGGAAATTTCAACAAAAGTTGTTTTGGTTTGGAATTATTCACAAGGTGCAGATAATTACGGTGTTCAAGTTGCAACCGATTCACTGTTTGAAAATTTGATTGTGAATGATTCTACAGTAACGGATACGACGAAAAAAGTTACACTTGCTAGTTTAACAACGTATTATTGGAGAGTAGATGCACGAAATGCAGGAGGCAACAGTGCGTATTCCAATATATGGAGTTTTACAACAGTATTTGTTCCTATTCCATCTGTGCCTGTTTTAATGTATCCACAAAATAATTCCGTACATCAACCTCGTATCATTGCGCTTGAATGGGAACCTTCTTTGAATGCAGAAACATACCTTTTGCAAATTGCAACGGATTCGTTGTTTGAAGTAATGGTGCTTGAAGATTCAACGATTGTTGAAACAACAAAAGAAGTAGAATTACTTGGCATAACGAAATATTATTGGAGAGTTCGAGCAAAAAATGTCGGCGGAATTAGTAATTTTTCCGATGTATGGAATTTTACTACGATTATTGCTCCGCCAACAGTTCCGCAACTTGTTTCTCCGCAAAACAATGCTACCAATGTTTCGCTTGTAATAAATCTGCGATGGCGAAAAACAGAACGCACAGAAACGTATCGTCTTCAACTTTCCACCGATTCGCTATTTGAAACATTCGTTGTAGATGATTCCACCCTTGTTGATACTCTGCGAGAAGTCGGTCCGCTTGCTTATAACACTCGATATTTTTGGAGAGTTAGTGCGAAAAATTTCGGAGGAACAAGCGAGTTTTCAAACGTTCGAAGATTCTCAACTGTTATTTCTCCTCCTCCTGCACCAACATTACTTACACCGGAAAACGGCGCAACAAATCTTCCGCAATCAATTTTATTTACGTGGAATCTCGTTGGCGGAACTGGATTTGTTATTTACCATTTGCAACTTTCCATAGATTCGCTTTTTGCAACGTATGTTGTGAACGATTCGAATATTTTTGGAAATACACAGCTACAAGTGAATGGTTTGCAAGGTTCGACACAGTATTATTGGCGTGTGAGAGCAAGAAACAATAGTGGTTACGGAGAATTTTCAACTGTTTGGAATTTTTCAACCGCAACAATACCACCATTGCCACCAGTACTCTTGTTTCCATTCAACGGTTCGCAAAATATTCCGAGAGAAGTATTAGTACGATGGAGAAGTTCGCTCAATGCAGAATTGTATCATTTACAAATTGCGTTGGATACTGCGTTTGAGAATTTTGTTGTCAATGATACAAGTATTGCTGATACGATGAAACTCGTTGGTCCACTTCAATTTTTTACAAAACATTATTGGCGTGTTCGAGCAAAAAATAACACTGGATACGGCGATTGGTCGTTGCGAAGGAGTTTTACAACGCTCATTCAGGTTCCACAGCAAGTAATGTTACTCGCACCTGAACATAATGCCACAATCAGCAGCGATAGTATAATTTTCCGTTGGAATAAAAGTTTTCCAGAAGTTAATCATTACGGCATTGTCATCGCGCTCGATACTGCTTTTGCAAATATCGTGTATGCGGATACATCGGTTCTCGATACACAGAAAGTTGTACGCGGGCTTATAAACGACCGAAGATATTGGTGGAAAGTCAGCGCGCATAATATTACCGGTTGGGGACAATTTAGCGAGATACGGAAATTTACGCTGTTTATTTCCGGGGTAGCAGAACTTGGCGGAATTCCCAAAGTATTTTCTCTTGAACAAAATTATCCAAATCCGTTCAATCCTTCAACGATTATCGAATTTCATTTACCACAACAAGGCTTTGTTACACTCAATGTATTTGATGTTCTTGGAAACAACATATCAACGCTGCTCCATCAGGAATTTTCGGCAGGAAATTTTGCATACGAATGGAATGCAAGTGATGTTCCGAGCGGAATATATTTTTATCGCATAAGTGTTGCACATGAAAATCATTTGCAATATAGCAAGACGAATAAACTTATACTTCTAAAATAA
- the moaD gene encoding molybdopterin converting factor subunit 1, whose amino-acid sequence MITVKVKLFAMIRDLFCADEMQFSIEEKTSVEKILELLSEKNNRIEEWKPFLRIAVNCEYVTFDCLLRNNDEVAIIPPVSGG is encoded by the coding sequence ATGATTACTGTAAAAGTAAAATTGTTTGCGATGATTCGCGACTTGTTCTGTGCAGATGAAATGCAATTTTCCATCGAAGAAAAAACATCAGTGGAAAAAATTTTGGAACTATTGAGTGAAAAAAATAATCGTATTGAAGAATGGAAACCATTTCTCCGAATTGCAGTGAATTGTGAATACGTTACTTTTGATTGTTTGTTACGCAATAACGATGAAGTTGCAATTATTCCCCCCGTGAGCGGTGGATAA
- a CDS encoding nucleotidyltransferase family protein: MNVAAIILSAGTSRRMGQPKALMKLNGKTFLQQIIDVLSATSISNITVVLGSSAQQICASLGDFCGKIIINEHWQQGQLSSVIAGIDSLGENFVDAIMLCPVDHPLISENVIQELLCAFETTKKKIILPKYCGRRGHPIIFSRDIFSEIRNAPTEIGARSVLHKFPNEICEVQTNEECVLANIDTREDYEKYIANTHNAEF, from the coding sequence ATGAACGTTGCGGCAATTATTCTTTCTGCAGGAACATCACGACGAATGGGACAACCGAAAGCATTGATGAAATTGAATGGAAAAACATTTCTTCAGCAAATCATAGATGTACTTTCCGCAACTTCAATTTCTAATATCACTGTAGTATTGGGAAGTTCTGCTCAACAAATATGCGCATCGCTTGGTGATTTTTGCGGGAAAATAATTATCAACGAACATTGGCAGCAAGGTCAACTTAGTTCCGTTATTGCGGGAATTGATTCTCTCGGTGAAAATTTTGTTGATGCGATAATGCTTTGTCCCGTTGACCATCCGTTGATTTCTGAAAATGTTATACAAGAATTATTGTGTGCATTCGAGACGACGAAGAAAAAAATTATTCTTCCAAAATATTGCGGACGTCGTGGACATCCTATAATTTTTTCGCGCGATATATTTTCGGAAATAAGAAACGCACCAACAGAAATTGGCGCACGTTCCGTTCTCCACAAATTTCCGAATGAGATTTGCGAAGTTCAGACAAACGAAGAATGTGTACTAGCCAACATTGATACAAGAGAAGATTACGAAAAGTATATTGCAAACACACACAATGCTGAATTTTGA
- a CDS encoding molybdopterin molybdotransferase MoeA, with product MQTHTMLNFEEAKKTILNLVHPFGIVTLPFNEARNYFLAEDIAAEENVPAFDNSAMDGFAVHSEDVKNVPIEMKISGEVSAGNVSEIELNRGEAIAIFTGARIPQGCDAVVQQEWTEKIDELYVRILQTVKPRQNIRFVAEDITKGEIILHHGQRINAVEIGVLASLGKKNVCVHRSLRCAILSTGNELINIDEEIHDGKIRNSNECVLEAMLREHQCEVVNLGIAKDNIEELRTKISEGLKHDVFITSGGVSVGKYDFVAEALRQLGVEIFFSGVNIKPGKPFLFGLYNSNPVFGLPGNPVSAMMTFLQFVKPALLKMQGSLISKLESHYTLSAVMENEYRKNDFKRHFVRGVVQQKNGKYFVRTLENQSSNSISSMARANCIIIVPEETQRICIGSTVEIEML from the coding sequence TTGCAAACACACACAATGCTGAATTTTGAAGAAGCAAAAAAAACAATACTTAATTTAGTGCATCCTTTTGGAATAGTTACACTTCCATTCAACGAAGCGCGAAATTATTTTCTTGCCGAAGATATTGCAGCAGAAGAGAATGTTCCTGCGTTTGATAACAGTGCAATGGATGGATTTGCTGTTCATTCGGAAGATGTAAAAAATGTTCCAATTGAAATGAAAATTTCTGGTGAAGTTTCAGCCGGGAATGTGTCTGAAATTGAATTGAATCGCGGTGAAGCTATTGCAATTTTTACTGGCGCAAGAATTCCTCAAGGATGCGATGCGGTTGTTCAGCAGGAATGGACTGAAAAAATTGACGAATTATATGTAAGGATTTTACAAACCGTGAAGCCGCGACAAAATATTCGTTTCGTTGCGGAAGATATAACGAAAGGTGAAATTATTTTGCATCATGGACAGCGAATAAATGCAGTTGAAATCGGTGTGCTTGCTTCTTTGGGTAAAAAAAATGTGTGTGTGCATCGTTCACTTCGTTGTGCAATTCTTTCAACGGGAAATGAATTGATAAATATTGATGAAGAAATACATGACGGGAAAATTCGCAATAGTAACGAATGTGTTTTGGAAGCGATGCTTCGAGAACACCAATGTGAAGTTGTAAATTTAGGAATTGCAAAAGATAACATTGAAGAGTTGCGAACAAAAATTTCCGAAGGATTGAAACACGATGTATTTATTACGAGCGGAGGAGTTTCTGTTGGGAAATATGATTTCGTAGCGGAAGCATTACGACAACTTGGAGTTGAAATATTCTTTTCCGGTGTAAATATAAAACCCGGTAAACCATTTCTCTTTGGCTTATACAATTCAAATCCAGTGTTTGGACTTCCGGGAAATCCTGTTTCGGCAATGATGACGTTTTTGCAATTTGTAAAACCAGCATTGTTGAAAATGCAGGGTTCGTTAATTTCAAAACTCGAATCGCATTATACGTTGAGTGCAGTAATGGAAAACGAATACAGAAAAAATGATTTCAAACGTCATTTTGTACGAGGAGTTGTTCAGCAAAAGAATGGAAAATATTTTGTTCGCACATTAGAAAATCAATCATCAAACTCAATATCATCAATGGCAAGAGCAAATTGTATTATTATTGTTCCAGAAGAAACACAACGAATTTGTATCGGGAGTACAGTGGAAATAGAAATGTTATGA